A portion of the Longimicrobium sp. genome contains these proteins:
- a CDS encoding ATP-dependent Clp protease proteolytic subunit — protein MYRLQEEGDETPEQKPEPNSAERNAAAMTDAVRDRLFDARTLIISGEINQKLVSHVMGQLLAMAADGDKPITIFINSQGGHVESGDTIHDVIRFIKPRVRMVGTGWVASAGALIYVSVPQEDRYALPNTRFLLHQPAGGTSGMASDVEIEAREILRMRERINKIFARETGQPFERIETDTHRNFWLDAKQAIEYGLVGKVINSVDELD, from the coding sequence ATGTACAGGCTACAGGAAGAAGGGGACGAAACCCCCGAGCAGAAGCCCGAGCCGAACAGCGCCGAGCGCAACGCGGCGGCGATGACCGATGCCGTGCGCGACCGTCTGTTCGACGCCCGCACCCTCATCATCAGCGGCGAGATCAACCAGAAGCTGGTGTCGCACGTGATGGGGCAGCTGCTGGCGATGGCGGCCGACGGCGACAAGCCGATCACCATCTTCATCAACTCGCAGGGCGGGCACGTGGAGAGCGGCGACACCATCCACGACGTGATCCGCTTCATCAAGCCGCGCGTGCGGATGGTGGGGACGGGGTGGGTGGCCAGCGCGGGCGCGCTGATCTACGTGTCGGTGCCGCAGGAGGACCGGTACGCGCTGCCCAATACGCGCTTCCTGCTGCACCAGCCGGCGGGCGGCACCAGCGGCATGGCCAGCGACGTGGAGATCGAGGCACGCGAGATCCTGCGCATGCGCGAGCGGATCAACAAGATCTTCGCGCGCGAGACGGGGCAGCCCTTCGAGCGCATCGAGACCGACACGCACCGCAACTTCTGGCTCGACGCGAAGCAGGCCATCGAGTACGGCCTGGTCGGCAAGGTGATCAACAGCGTGGACGAGCTGGACTGA
- a CDS encoding erythromycin esterase family protein, producing MSNLLRTCCALLIALASPAVSLRAQTVANLGFEERSLLDPTRPATWSVGAPAGYAAELDSVAAHGGRLSLRIRQTSAATRFAVANQVIPVSAARGKRVRLRGWIRTEGVTRGQAAFWMRVDGPGNRSLAFDNMAGRGASGTSPWTRYEIELPVDSAATGVIFGALDNGDGTAWFDDVEIALDGVPYDPATARAWEATPAQAAWVRRHAIPLRTDAPGGDDADLRALRPLVAGARIVALGEGTHGTREFFRAKHRLVQWMVEREGVTVFTIEANMPEARRVNEYVLTGRGDPRAALAGLYFWTWNTEEVLALMEWMRAYNASGRGRVEFWGFDMQFPGVAADSVRAFVARADPAFLPQADSASAIATSAFEAVRRGGRADSVQARVWRDAAARVLAHLAANRTTYLARFDTMQVDWAEQNARIVEQAARTMLAGPASRDSSMAENVAWIAAHHPTGTRMVLWAHNGHVSRAPGAMGAHLDHRFGSAYRVFGFAFGEGEYTAIGPRGLASYPAAAPEAGSVESVLRSTGMPRFVLDLRGAAEEENGAWLAAPHAFRSIGAGAMEHPFRDTPVARYFDALVYFDQTTPSRPLPRGPMR from the coding sequence ATGTCCAATCTCCTCCGAACCTGCTGCGCCCTGCTGATCGCGCTCGCCAGCCCGGCCGTCTCGCTGCGGGCGCAGACCGTCGCGAACCTGGGGTTCGAGGAGCGCTCGCTCCTGGATCCCACTCGCCCGGCCACGTGGTCCGTCGGCGCGCCGGCGGGGTACGCGGCCGAGCTGGACAGCGTCGCGGCGCACGGCGGCCGGCTGAGCCTGCGCATCCGGCAGACCTCGGCGGCGACGCGATTCGCGGTGGCGAACCAGGTCATTCCCGTCTCCGCCGCACGGGGGAAGCGGGTCCGGCTGCGCGGATGGATCCGCACGGAGGGCGTGACGCGCGGGCAGGCCGCGTTCTGGATGCGCGTGGACGGGCCGGGGAACCGCTCGCTCGCCTTCGACAACATGGCGGGGCGCGGCGCGTCCGGAACCAGCCCGTGGACGCGGTACGAGATCGAGCTGCCGGTGGACAGCGCGGCCACCGGTGTCATCTTCGGCGCGCTGGACAACGGGGACGGAACGGCGTGGTTCGACGACGTGGAGATCGCGCTGGACGGCGTGCCGTACGATCCGGCGACGGCCCGCGCGTGGGAGGCGACGCCCGCGCAGGCCGCGTGGGTGCGCCGGCACGCCATCCCCCTGCGGACCGACGCGCCTGGCGGGGACGATGCCGATCTTCGCGCGCTCCGTCCGCTGGTCGCCGGCGCGCGCATCGTCGCGCTGGGCGAGGGGACGCACGGCACGCGCGAGTTCTTCCGCGCCAAGCACCGGCTGGTGCAGTGGATGGTGGAGCGCGAGGGCGTGACCGTGTTCACCATCGAGGCCAACATGCCCGAGGCGCGGCGCGTGAACGAATACGTGCTGACCGGCCGCGGCGACCCGCGCGCGGCGCTCGCCGGGCTGTACTTCTGGACGTGGAACACCGAGGAGGTGCTGGCGCTGATGGAGTGGATGCGCGCGTACAACGCGTCCGGCCGGGGACGGGTGGAGTTCTGGGGATTCGACATGCAGTTCCCGGGCGTCGCGGCGGACAGCGTGCGTGCCTTCGTCGCCCGCGCCGACCCCGCGTTCCTGCCGCAGGCCGACAGCGCGTCCGCAATCGCGACGAGCGCGTTCGAGGCGGTGCGGCGCGGGGGACGCGCCGACTCCGTCCAGGCGCGGGTATGGCGGGACGCGGCCGCGCGGGTGCTCGCCCACCTCGCGGCGAACCGAACCACCTATCTCGCGCGGTTCGACACGATGCAGGTGGACTGGGCCGAGCAGAACGCGCGCATCGTGGAGCAGGCGGCGAGGACGATGCTGGCAGGTCCTGCGTCGCGAGACAGCAGCATGGCGGAGAACGTGGCCTGGATCGCGGCGCACCACCCCACGGGGACGCGGATGGTGCTGTGGGCGCACAACGGGCACGTCTCCCGCGCGCCCGGGGCGATGGGCGCGCACCTCGATCACCGGTTCGGAAGCGCCTACCGCGTGTTCGGCTTCGCGTTCGGCGAGGGAGAGTACACGGCCATCGGGCCGCGCGGGCTGGCGTCGTACCCCGCGGCCGCGCCGGAGGCGGGAAGCGTGGAATCGGTGCTGCGCTCCACGGGGATGCCGCGGTTCGTGCTGGACCTGCGTGGCGCGGCGGAGGAGGAGAACGGCGCCTGGCTCGCCGCTCCCCACGCGTTCCGCTCGATCGGCGCCGGGGCGATGGAGCACCCGTTCCGGGACACGCCCGTCGCCCGCTACTTCGACGCGCTCGTCTACTTCGACCAGACGACCCCGTCGCGCCCGCTGCCGCGCGGGCCGATGCGGTGA
- a CDS encoding ATP-binding protein: MESPRPHDLFDRETEWRTLESLWRKPRPDLVFVMGRRRAGKSFMLTRFAQQVGGIYYQATRRTEAEQLAGLTRVIGQHFDDAALQAGIAFPSWEDLFGYITRRADGSPFLFVLDEFPYLAAAAPALTSIIQSLWDHAWPKTQIKLVLSGSYISAMNQLEEVDQPLYGRRTAKLVVGPFGLAEAALFMPGWSVRDQMIAYGMYGHLPGHLSLIDAARPLGANVADALLTPSGRLVDEAQHMLDAFTADAHVHYSIIEAIAGGEQTWGGITKRVGRVGGTLQRAIRWLEEMQVIARVAPVTERNPQRSKRAVYRIIDPYVAFWHRLIAPLVNAGTLGLVAPEQLWNEAVSPALDDYMGLVFEEMCRDFVRRGDRLPFRPVRLGEWWDGASRNQVDVVAIGGKGDLLVGECKWGRVTAAHLRSLRERAHAVAAEFGGVTHIHTALFSGRGEGDDEVLLEAEAGATLFFSGEDLRSPVRQTFS, encoded by the coding sequence ATGGAAAGCCCCAGACCGCACGATCTGTTCGATCGCGAAACCGAGTGGCGGACGCTCGAAAGTCTCTGGCGCAAGCCGCGGCCGGACCTCGTCTTCGTCATGGGCCGCCGCCGCGCGGGGAAAAGTTTCATGCTGACGCGGTTCGCCCAGCAGGTTGGAGGCATCTACTACCAGGCGACGCGAAGGACGGAAGCGGAGCAGCTCGCCGGCCTTACGCGGGTGATAGGGCAGCACTTCGACGATGCGGCGCTGCAGGCGGGGATCGCGTTCCCGTCGTGGGAAGACCTGTTCGGGTACATCACGCGGCGCGCGGACGGGAGCCCGTTCCTGTTCGTGCTCGACGAGTTTCCGTACCTGGCTGCCGCAGCGCCGGCGTTGACGTCCATCATTCAGAGCTTGTGGGACCACGCCTGGCCGAAGACGCAGATCAAGCTGGTGCTGAGTGGATCATACATCAGCGCGATGAACCAGTTGGAGGAGGTGGACCAGCCCCTGTACGGCCGTCGTACCGCCAAGCTGGTCGTGGGACCGTTCGGCCTCGCGGAAGCAGCGCTCTTCATGCCCGGCTGGAGCGTGCGGGACCAGATGATCGCGTATGGTATGTACGGTCATCTTCCCGGTCACCTTTCCCTGATCGATGCCGCACGGCCGCTTGGGGCCAATGTGGCCGATGCGCTGCTTACGCCCAGCGGACGGCTCGTGGACGAGGCGCAGCACATGCTGGACGCATTTACCGCGGATGCGCATGTGCACTATTCGATCATCGAGGCGATCGCGGGCGGAGAGCAGACCTGGGGAGGGATCACCAAGCGCGTGGGCCGGGTCGGCGGAACGCTCCAGCGGGCGATCCGGTGGCTCGAGGAGATGCAGGTCATTGCCCGGGTGGCGCCCGTGACGGAAAGGAATCCGCAGCGTTCGAAACGCGCGGTGTACCGGATCATCGATCCCTACGTCGCATTCTGGCACAGGCTGATCGCACCGCTCGTGAACGCGGGAACGCTGGGCTTGGTCGCGCCGGAGCAACTCTGGAACGAGGCTGTCTCCCCCGCCCTCGACGACTACATGGGGCTGGTGTTCGAGGAAATGTGCCGCGACTTCGTCCGGCGGGGCGACCGGCTGCCGTTCAGGCCCGTGCGGCTGGGCGAGTGGTGGGACGGCGCGTCCCGGAACCAGGTGGACGTCGTGGCAATCGGTGGAAAGGGTGATCTTCTGGTCGGCGAGTGCAAGTGGGGCCGGGTGACGGCTGCCCACCTGCGCTCATTGCGTGAGCGAGCACACGCGGTGGCGGCCGAGTTCGGCGGCGTGACGCACATCCACACGGCGCTGTTCAGCGGACGGGGCGAGGGGGATGACGAAGTCCTGCTTGAAGCCGAGGCGGGAGCGACCCTCTTCTTTTCGGGAGAAGACCTCCGCTCTCCCGTGCGCCAGACGTTCTCCTAG